In one window of Heptranchias perlo isolate sHepPer1 chromosome 4, sHepPer1.hap1, whole genome shotgun sequence DNA:
- the kcnv2a gene encoding potassium voltage-gated channel subfamily V member 2: protein MLKLKQRRQSLFANCKLGESLNTTKQQGSDLAFVKENSLKPWSSMQDLGSVIYEVKYDDDSDSDSGEELPTVPQYKPGSSTNDYKLNVNVGGKIFWISYRAAARFPKTRIGKLATYTDSMRKLDLCDDYNVKNNEYFFDRDPAIFHHIFNFYKAEVLWIKNELCPRNFIEELHYWGIRIKNSNRCCRISFEERQDELNEQLKIQRELEAEVEMEEDEDHFRNLLYGHQRRIIWNLVEKPFSSVTAKVMAVASSMFVLISIVAMALNTVEEMQYTTPAGQMSGHTYMEHVETICIIFFTTEYLLRVVSTPDIEKFARSVLNTVDLIAILPFYLQITLECFEDEDYGRHDQDIERVGRVGKVGQVLRIMRLMRIFRILKLARHSTGLRAFGFTLKQCYQQVGCLFLFIAMGIFSFSALVFSVEHDVPGTNFTSIPHAWWWAAVSISTVGYGDVCPETILGRTFAFGCISFGIILNGMPISILYNKFSDYYSKLKNYEYTSTLKQRGQFNFSERALKKMTECCKGVPHHHLPSEY from the exons ATGTTAAAACTCAAGCAAAGACGGCAGAGTCTGTTTGCAAACTGCAAACTAGGAGAGAGTTTAAATACGACTAAGCAACAAGGGAGTGACTTGGCATTTGTGAAAGAAAACTCCTTGAAACCATGGAGCTCCATGCAAGATCTTGGGTCTGTAATCTATGAAGTTAAATATGATGAtgattctgattctgattctggtGAAGAGTTACCAACTGTCCCCCAGTACAAACCAGGCTCTTCTACAAATGATTATAAGTTGAATGTTAACGTTGGAGGCAAAATATTCTGGATCAGCTACCGTGCAGCTGCCCGGTTTCCCAAGACCAGAATTGGAAAATTGGCTACTTACACTGATTCCATGAGGAAATTAGATCTGTGTGATGACTACAATGTAAAAAACAATGAATATTTCTTTGATCGAGATCCTGCAATTTTCCACCATATCTTTAACTTCTACAAGGCAGAGGTTTTGTGGATCAAAAATGAGCTCTGCCCCAGAAACTTTATTGAAGAGCTCCACTACTGGGGTATACGGATCAAAAACAGTAATAGGTGCTGCAGAATCTCCTTTGAAGAGAGACAAGATGAGTTGAATGAGCAGCTAAAGATACAGCGAGAGCTCGAAGCTGAAGTTGAAATGGAAGAAGATGAGGACCACTTCAGAAATTTGCTGTATGGTCACCAGAGAAGAATAATCTGGAACTTAGTGGAAAAACCTTTCTCTTCGGTTACAGCTAAGGTGATGGCAGTGGCTTCCAGTATGTTCGTACTAATCTCCATTGTAGCCATGGCCTTGAATACAGTTGAAGAAATGCAGTATACAACTCCAGCTGGCCAAATGAGTGGACATACCTACATGGAGCATGTGGAAACCATTTGCATCATTTTCTTTACTACAGAGTACCTGCTAAGAGTAGTGTCCACGCCAGATATTGAGAAGTTTGCACGAAGTGTTCTAAATACAGTTGATCTTATCGCAATCCTCCCCTTTTATCTCCAGATCACCCTAGAATGTTTTGAGGATGAAGACTATGGGAGGCATGATCAGGATATCGAGAGAGTGGGCAGAGTGGGAAAAGTTGGCCAAGTGCTGAGGATCATGAGACTGATGAGAATTTTTCGGATTTTAAAACTTGCCCGGCATTCCACTGGACTGAGGGCATTTGGTTTCACATTGAAGCAATGTTACCAGCAGGTTGGCTGCCTTTTCCTCTTTATAGCAATGGGCATATTTTCCTTTTCTGCTCTGGTCTtctctgttgaacatgatgtcccAGGGACTAATTTTACATCCATACCCCATGCCTGGTGGTGGGCTGCG GTTAGCATTTCCACAGTAGGCTATGGAGACGTCTGTCCAGAAACAATCCTTGGAAGGACTTTTGCTTTCGGCTGCATTTCTTTTGGAATCATTTTAAATGGTATGCCAATCTCCATCCTCTATAATAAATTCTCAGACTACTATTCAAAGCTCAAAAACTATGAATATACATCAACATTAAAGCAGAGAGGCCAGTTTAATTTTTCAGAAAGAGCACTGAAGAAGATGACGGAATGCTGCAAAGGGGTCCCACACCACCACTTGCCGAGCGAGTACTAA